In the genome of Angustibacter luteus, one region contains:
- a CDS encoding glycerol-3-phosphate dehydrogenase/oxidase: protein MAPALATTTMRLGPAERREAWDELGARELDVLVVGGGVTGAGVALDAATRGLRTGLVEARDFASGTSSRSSKLFHGGLRYLEQLNFRLVAEALRERELMLTRIAPHLVRPVPFLYPLSHRGWERPYVAAGLTLYDQMGGARSVPRQKHLSRSGALKRFPGLRRDALVGAVQYYDAQADDARHTLTVARTAFHYGAQVRSSTEVVELVREADRVVGAVVRDVETGATQRIRSKVVVNATGVWTDDLQRMSGGRGRFRVRASKGVHIVVPRDRIAGEVGLILRTERSVLFVIPWGQHWIVGTTDTDWQFDLAHPAATSTDLDFILDTVNTVLSIPLSRKDILGVYAGLRPLLAGEDEDSSQLSREHAVARPQPGLISIAGGKYTTYRVMAADAVDAAAVDLGPLRPSVTEHVPLVGAEGYAAMVNLAPELGRETGLPPWRIEHLLGRYGSLLGEVLSLADDDPTLLEPVPAAQEYLRAELRYGATHEGALHLDDLLARRTRMSIETRHRGVDAAREAAELVADVLGWDESAIAAEVDSYTERVAAERRSQDLPDDSASDSARREAHEVRPGLRQVTATR from the coding sequence ATGGCCCCTGCTCTCGCGACGACCACGATGCGTCTTGGCCCGGCCGAGCGCCGGGAGGCCTGGGACGAGCTGGGAGCGCGCGAGCTCGACGTCCTGGTCGTCGGCGGTGGGGTCACCGGGGCCGGGGTGGCGCTGGACGCCGCCACCCGTGGCCTGCGCACCGGCCTGGTCGAGGCCCGGGACTTCGCCAGCGGGACGTCGTCCCGCTCGAGCAAGCTGTTCCACGGCGGGCTGCGGTACCTCGAGCAGCTGAACTTCCGGCTCGTGGCCGAGGCGTTGCGCGAGCGCGAGCTGATGCTGACCCGGATCGCGCCGCACCTGGTGCGTCCCGTGCCGTTCCTGTACCCGCTGTCGCACCGCGGCTGGGAACGCCCGTACGTCGCGGCCGGGCTGACCCTGTACGACCAGATGGGCGGTGCACGGTCGGTCCCGCGGCAGAAGCACCTGTCCAGATCCGGTGCGCTGAAACGCTTTCCGGGGCTGCGGCGGGACGCGCTGGTCGGTGCGGTGCAGTACTACGACGCCCAGGCGGACGACGCCCGGCACACGCTCACGGTGGCGCGCACGGCGTTCCACTACGGCGCGCAGGTGCGGTCGTCGACCGAGGTGGTCGAGCTGGTGCGCGAGGCCGACCGCGTGGTCGGCGCCGTCGTCCGGGACGTCGAGACCGGTGCCACGCAACGGATCCGGTCCAAGGTCGTGGTGAACGCGACCGGCGTGTGGACCGACGACCTGCAACGGATGTCCGGTGGCCGCGGGCGGTTCCGGGTGCGGGCCAGCAAGGGCGTGCACATCGTGGTCCCGCGTGACCGGATCGCCGGTGAGGTCGGCCTGATCCTGCGCACCGAGCGCAGCGTGCTGTTCGTCATCCCGTGGGGCCAGCACTGGATCGTCGGCACCACCGACACGGACTGGCAGTTCGACCTGGCGCACCCGGCGGCGACCTCCACCGACCTGGACTTCATCCTCGACACCGTCAACACCGTGCTGTCGATCCCGTTGTCCCGCAAGGACATCCTGGGCGTGTACGCCGGCCTGCGACCCCTGCTGGCCGGCGAGGACGAGGACTCCAGCCAGCTGTCCCGCGAGCACGCGGTGGCCCGCCCCCAGCCGGGGCTCATCTCGATCGCGGGCGGCAAGTACACGACGTACCGGGTGATGGCGGCCGATGCGGTGGACGCGGCCGCGGTCGACCTCGGCCCGCTGCGCCCGTCGGTGACGGAGCACGTGCCGCTGGTCGGCGCCGAGGGGTACGCCGCGATGGTGAACCTCGCTCCCGAGCTGGGCCGCGAGACGGGGCTGCCGCCGTGGCGGATCGAGCACCTGCTGGGTCGCTACGGCTCGCTGCTGGGCGAGGTGCTCTCGCTCGCGGACGACGACCCGACCCTGCTCGAGCCGGTGCCGGCCGCCCAGGAGTACCTGCGGGCCGAGCTGCGGTACGGCGCTACCCACGAGGGGGCGCTGCACCTGGACGACCTGCTGGCCCGGCGGACCCGGATGTCGATCGAGACCCGGCACCGCGGCGTGGACGCCGCCCGCGAGGCCGCCGAGCTGGTGGCCGACGTGCTCGGTTGGGACGAGAGCGCGATCGCGGCCGAGGTCGACAGCTACACCGAGCGGGTCGCGGCCGAGCGCCGCTCGCAGGACCTGCCCGACGACTCGGCCAGCGACTCCGCCCGGCGCGAGGCGCATGAGGTGCGGCCCGGCCTGCGGCAGGTCACGGCCACCCGCTGA
- the glpK gene encoding glycerol kinase GlpK, translated as MYVAAIDQGTTSTRCLVVDHGGRVVAGHQLEHRQILPRAGWVEHDATEIWENTREVCAGALARADLKPHDIAAVGITNQRETTLVWDRTTGQPIHPAIVWQDTRTEAICRRLGEDGGPDRYRERTGLPLATYFAGPKIAWILDHVDGARQRAEAGELAFGTMDSWLVWNMTGGPDGGLHVTDVTNASRTLLMDLRTLAWDEEIAADLGVPLAMLPQIRSSSEVYGTVREGGVLAGVPIAGILGDQHAATFGQVCFEPGMAKNTYGTGNFVLLNTGTEPVVSEHGLLTTVCYRIGDEPAVYALEGSVAVTGSLVQWLRDNLGLIASAEEIEPLARTVDDNGGAYVVPAFSGLFAPHWRSDARGAIVGLTRFVDRGHLARAALEAAAFQSQEVIEAMAADSGVQLSELKVDGGMVANELLMQFQADLLGVDVVRPVVAETTALGAAYAAGLAVGFWDSAAELVANWAEDKRWTPQMPDDERQRLLGQWAKAVQRTLDWETT; from the coding sequence ATGTACGTCGCGGCGATCGACCAGGGAACGACGAGCACGCGATGCCTCGTCGTCGACCACGGCGGTCGGGTGGTCGCCGGCCACCAGCTCGAGCACCGGCAGATCCTGCCGCGCGCCGGCTGGGTCGAGCACGACGCCACGGAGATCTGGGAGAACACCCGCGAGGTCTGCGCCGGCGCGCTCGCCCGGGCCGACCTGAAGCCGCACGACATCGCGGCCGTCGGCATCACCAACCAGCGCGAGACGACGCTCGTCTGGGACCGCACGACCGGCCAGCCCATCCACCCGGCGATCGTCTGGCAGGACACCCGCACGGAGGCGATCTGCCGCCGGCTCGGCGAGGACGGCGGCCCGGACCGCTACCGAGAGCGCACCGGCCTGCCGCTGGCCACCTACTTCGCCGGACCGAAGATCGCCTGGATCCTGGACCACGTGGACGGCGCCCGGCAGCGCGCCGAGGCCGGCGAGCTCGCGTTCGGCACGATGGACTCGTGGCTGGTCTGGAACATGACCGGCGGCCCGGACGGCGGGCTGCACGTCACCGACGTGACGAACGCGTCGCGCACCCTGCTGATGGACCTGCGCACCTTGGCGTGGGACGAGGAGATCGCTGCCGACCTCGGCGTCCCGCTCGCGATGCTGCCGCAGATCCGCTCGTCGTCCGAGGTGTACGGCACCGTCCGCGAGGGCGGCGTGCTCGCCGGGGTGCCGATCGCGGGCATCCTCGGTGACCAGCACGCGGCCACGTTCGGCCAGGTCTGCTTCGAGCCCGGCATGGCCAAGAACACCTACGGCACCGGCAACTTCGTGCTCCTCAACACCGGCACCGAGCCGGTCGTCAGCGAGCACGGGCTGCTCACCACCGTCTGCTACCGGATCGGTGACGAGCCCGCGGTCTACGCGCTCGAGGGCTCGGTCGCCGTCACCGGGTCACTCGTGCAGTGGCTGCGCGACAACCTGGGGCTCATCGCCTCGGCGGAGGAGATCGAGCCGCTCGCGCGCACCGTGGACGACAACGGCGGGGCGTACGTCGTCCCCGCGTTCAGCGGGCTCTTCGCCCCGCACTGGCGCTCGGACGCCCGCGGCGCGATCGTCGGCCTCACCCGCTTCGTCGACCGCGGGCACCTGGCCCGCGCGGCGCTGGAGGCCGCGGCGTTCCAGTCGCAGGAGGTCATCGAGGCGATGGCCGCCGACTCCGGCGTGCAGCTCAGTGAGCTCAAGGTGGACGGCGGGATGGTGGCCAACGAGCTGCTCATGCAGTTCCAGGCCGACCTGCTCGGCGTCGACGTCGTGCGGCCCGTGGTCGCCGAGACCACGGCGCTGGGCGCGGCGTACGCCGCCGGGCTCGCGGTCGGGTTCTGGGACAGCGCCGCCGAGCTGGTCGCCAACTGGGCCGAGGACAAGCGGTGGACGCCGCAGATGCCGGACGACGAGCGGCAGCGGCTGCTCGGCCAGTGGGCGAAGGCCGTCCAGCGCACCCTGGACTGGGAGACGACATGA
- the nhaA gene encoding Na+/H+ antiporter NhaA produces the protein MSSPAPRRFLTRPSSWPEARFVADALRAETVGGMLLLAAAVIAMVWANSPWRDGYLRVQTFKIGPEALDLHISLAHWASDGLLAVFFLVAGLELKRELVVGDLSDVQRAILPVVAAICGVVVPALFYLAVVAGVDGAGRGWAVPTATDIAFALAALAVLGSHLPSALRSFLLTLAVVDDLIAITIIAVFYTDDLKPLLLLGSAVPLVAFWLVARRRVAPWWLLVPLGLATWTMVHASGVHATVAGMALAFTVPVRPHEGDSDSRAEHVEHAIRPLSAGFCVPVFALLASGVTLVGGGLGDAVSDRVTWAVVVALVAGKLVGVFGGTFLTARLTRAQLDDDLAWGDVLGLSLLGGIGFTVSLLVGELAFEDDPARHAHVKLGVLIASVLAALLAAVVLRRRERAYRTIAERDSRDDDGDGVPDVYQPGRG, from the coding sequence ATGAGCTCGCCTGCTCCGCGACGGTTCCTGACCCGACCGAGCAGCTGGCCCGAGGCCCGGTTCGTCGCTGACGCGCTGCGCGCCGAGACGGTCGGCGGCATGCTCCTGCTGGCGGCGGCCGTCATCGCCATGGTCTGGGCGAACTCGCCGTGGCGCGACGGCTACCTGCGCGTGCAGACGTTCAAGATCGGCCCCGAGGCCCTGGACCTGCACATCTCGTTGGCGCACTGGGCCTCCGACGGCCTGCTCGCCGTGTTCTTCCTGGTGGCCGGTCTCGAGCTCAAGCGGGAGCTGGTGGTCGGCGACCTGAGCGACGTCCAGCGCGCGATCCTGCCCGTCGTCGCCGCGATCTGCGGGGTGGTCGTCCCGGCCCTGTTCTACCTGGCCGTCGTGGCGGGCGTCGACGGAGCCGGGCGTGGGTGGGCCGTGCCCACGGCGACGGACATCGCGTTCGCCCTCGCAGCGCTGGCGGTGCTCGGCTCGCACCTGCCCTCCGCGCTGCGCTCGTTCCTGCTCACCCTGGCCGTCGTCGACGACCTGATCGCCATCACGATCATCGCCGTCTTCTACACCGACGACCTGAAACCGTTGCTGCTGCTGGGCTCTGCGGTGCCGCTCGTCGCCTTCTGGCTGGTGGCGCGACGCCGGGTCGCGCCGTGGTGGCTGCTCGTGCCCCTTGGCCTGGCCACCTGGACGATGGTGCATGCGTCCGGCGTGCACGCGACGGTCGCCGGCATGGCGCTGGCCTTCACCGTCCCCGTGCGACCCCACGAGGGCGACAGCGACTCCCGCGCCGAGCACGTGGAGCATGCGATCCGACCCCTGTCGGCCGGGTTCTGCGTGCCCGTGTTCGCCCTGCTGGCCTCGGGGGTGACGCTGGTCGGCGGCGGCCTCGGGGACGCCGTCAGCGACCGGGTGACCTGGGCCGTCGTCGTCGCCCTGGTCGCGGGCAAGCTCGTCGGGGTCTTCGGTGGGACGTTCCTCACCGCACGGCTGACCCGCGCGCAGCTGGACGACGACCTGGCCTGGGGCGACGTCCTGGGGCTGTCGCTGCTCGGCGGGATCGGCTTCACCGTGAGCCTCCTGGTCGGTGAGCTCGCGTTCGAGGACGACCCGGCCCGGCACGCGCACGTCAAGCTCGGTGTGCTGATCGCCTCGGTGCTGGCCGCCCTGCTCGCCGCGGTGGTGCTGCGTCGACGTGAGCGCGCCTACCGCACGATCGCCGAACGAGACTCCCGGGACGACGACGGGGACGGCGTCCCGGACGTCTACCAGCCCGGCCGCGGCTGA
- a CDS encoding phage holin family protein: MSDTGTTPANALKNALPDGLPIEPPAERSLGQLVADASHDLSRILRSEVALAKAEIKADVQAAATGAAMFVVAAVFAFLALILLLIAAAYGLVAAGLAPWLAFLIVAVVLLLVGVVLVLVGRAKVRRVGPPERTIRTTRETVEALKGADAPAE; this comes from the coding sequence ATGAGCGACACCGGGACCACGCCCGCGAACGCGCTGAAGAACGCTCTCCCCGACGGGCTGCCGATCGAGCCGCCCGCCGAGCGCAGCCTCGGCCAGCTCGTCGCCGATGCCTCGCACGACCTGTCGCGGATCCTGCGCTCCGAGGTGGCCCTGGCGAAGGCCGAGATCAAGGCCGACGTGCAGGCCGCCGCCACCGGCGCCGCGATGTTCGTCGTCGCGGCCGTCTTCGCCTTCCTCGCCCTCATCCTGCTGCTGATCGCCGCCGCCTACGGCCTGGTCGCCGCCGGCCTCGCGCCGTGGCTGGCGTTCCTCATCGTGGCCGTCGTGCTGCTGCTCGTCGGGGTGGTGCTGGTGCTCGTCGGGCGCGCGAAGGTGCGTCGGGTCGGGCCACCCGAGCGCACGATCCGGACGACGCGCGAGACGGTCGAGGCGCTCAAGGGCGCCGACGCGCCAGCGGAGTGA
- a CDS encoding alpha/beta hydrolase: MTSVDATHVLHDGPWRHRFVSANGARFHVAEAGSGPLVLLLHGFPQMWWCWRHQLTALADAGYRAVAMDLRGYGASDKPPRGYDTPNLATDVAAVIRSLGASDAVVVGHDWGGWISWSMPALEPEVTRAVAAISMAHPVAMRRGAGGHRSQAAASRYVWGFQVPIRPERQLVRAGAVEALLRRGSGTSWPGHGEEADAIVAAYTDAMRVPFVAHSAMEYYRWAVRSTWRRDGRAFVERIDRPIDVPVLHLQGARDPAVLAETARRSAKWATGGYEYHEDDDAGHFLPEERPAEVNAALLDWLARLPSS; encoded by the coding sequence GTGACCAGCGTCGACGCCACGCACGTCCTGCACGACGGTCCGTGGCGGCACCGGTTCGTCTCGGCCAACGGGGCCCGGTTCCACGTGGCGGAGGCCGGGTCCGGGCCGCTCGTCCTGCTGCTGCACGGGTTCCCGCAGATGTGGTGGTGCTGGCGGCACCAGCTGACGGCACTGGCCGACGCCGGGTATCGCGCGGTGGCCATGGACCTGCGCGGCTACGGGGCCTCCGACAAGCCGCCCCGCGGGTACGACACCCCCAACTTGGCCACGGACGTCGCCGCGGTGATCCGCTCGCTCGGGGCCTCCGACGCCGTGGTCGTCGGGCACGACTGGGGCGGCTGGATCAGCTGGTCGATGCCCGCACTCGAACCAGAGGTGACTCGGGCCGTCGCGGCGATCTCGATGGCGCACCCGGTGGCGATGCGCCGCGGGGCCGGCGGGCACCGCAGCCAGGCCGCCGCGAGCCGCTACGTGTGGGGGTTCCAGGTGCCGATCCGCCCGGAGCGCCAGCTCGTGCGCGCCGGCGCGGTGGAGGCGTTGCTGCGCAGGGGGTCCGGCACGTCGTGGCCAGGCCACGGCGAGGAGGCCGACGCCATCGTGGCGGCGTACACCGACGCCATGCGCGTGCCGTTCGTGGCTCACTCGGCGATGGAGTACTACCGCTGGGCGGTGCGGTCCACCTGGCGCCGGGACGGGCGGGCGTTCGTCGAGCGGATCGACCGGCCCATCGACGTCCCGGTCCTGCACCTGCAGGGCGCCCGCGACCCCGCCGTCCTGGCCGAGACGGCCCGGCGGTCGGCGAAGTGGGCGACCGGCGGCTACGAGTACCACGAGGACGACGACGCCGGACACTTCCTGCCCGAGGAGCGCCCGGCCGAGGTCAACGCGGCTCTGCTGGACTGGCTGGCTCGCCTGCCCAGCAGCTGA
- a CDS encoding MarP family serine protease: MIDVLLAVVLIAYAFAGYRHGALVGFCSLAGFVGGAVLAMWALPQLLDRSFTSASQTSRALLLLVGVVLAAVLGQAVGSAIGARLRNQVTAAPARKVDSALGAVASVLAVALLVSLIAGAVRGGPSEQLSRAVGRSHIVAAIDGVVPSQTGRVFAGFRSLLDAEGFPRVFEGLGPELIRPVQPPDATAGQTAGVRRAARSVVKITGDAQACSRSQEGSGWVLADDVVVTNAHVVAGVRRPTVQVGGVGARRQATVVVFDPVRDLAVLDVPGLDAPALPRGDDLDRGATAVVAGFPLNGPFRLDAARVRDVITARGEDIYGRKTSVREVYSLYARVQPGNSGGPLLDPQGRVVGTVFAKSLDDDRTGYALTMKESRAVLARGLVATRPVSTGDCAAG; the protein is encoded by the coding sequence GTGATCGACGTCCTCCTGGCGGTCGTGCTGATCGCCTACGCCTTCGCCGGGTACCGCCACGGCGCGCTCGTCGGGTTCTGCTCGCTGGCCGGCTTCGTCGGGGGCGCCGTCCTCGCGATGTGGGCGCTGCCGCAGCTGCTCGACCGGTCGTTCACGTCGGCGTCCCAGACCAGCCGGGCGCTGCTGCTGCTCGTCGGCGTCGTGCTCGCGGCGGTCCTCGGCCAGGCCGTGGGCTCGGCCATCGGCGCCCGCCTGCGCAACCAGGTGACGGCGGCGCCGGCCCGCAAGGTCGACTCCGCGCTCGGCGCGGTGGCCAGCGTGCTCGCTGTGGCACTGCTGGTGTCGCTGATCGCAGGGGCCGTTCGAGGCGGCCCGTCGGAGCAGCTGTCCCGGGCGGTCGGTCGCTCGCACATCGTCGCGGCGATCGACGGGGTGGTGCCGTCGCAGACCGGGCGGGTCTTCGCCGGCTTCCGGTCGCTGCTGGACGCCGAGGGCTTCCCCCGGGTGTTCGAGGGGCTCGGGCCGGAGCTGATCCGTCCGGTGCAGCCGCCGGACGCGACGGCTGGTCAGACGGCCGGCGTGCGTCGGGCGGCCCGCAGTGTCGTGAAGATCACCGGTGACGCCCAGGCGTGCTCGCGGTCGCAGGAGGGCAGCGGCTGGGTGCTGGCCGACGACGTGGTGGTGACCAACGCGCACGTGGTGGCCGGCGTCCGGCGTCCGACCGTGCAGGTCGGTGGGGTCGGGGCCCGGCGGCAGGCCACCGTCGTCGTGTTCGACCCGGTGCGCGACCTCGCCGTGCTCGACGTTCCCGGGCTGGATGCGCCGGCCTTGCCGCGGGGCGACGACCTGGATCGCGGCGCGACGGCTGTGGTGGCGGGCTTCCCGCTGAACGGTCCGTTCCGGCTGGACGCGGCCCGGGTGCGCGACGTGATCACCGCCCGCGGTGAGGACATCTACGGCCGGAAGACCTCGGTGCGCGAGGTCTACTCGCTCTACGCGCGGGTGCAGCCGGGCAACTCCGGCGGTCCGCTGCTGGACCCGCAGGGCCGCGTCGTCGGCACTGTCTTCGCCAAGAGCCTCGACGACGACCGCACCGGCTACGCGCTGACGATGAAGGAGTCCCGGGCCGTCCTGGCCCGCGGCCTGGTCGCGACCCGGCCGGTGTCGACGGGCGACTGCGCCGCCGGCTGA
- a CDS encoding CoA pyrophosphatase, protein MSAVVLAADWLERLAAVPASARPEDLSRFLPPEDGGRPSAVLMLFGVDDEGRPDVLLTQRADSLRSHPGQVSFPGGSLDPTDAGPAECAVREAVEETGLHADGVEVLGELPALFLPPSGFVVTPVLAYWRTSSPVSAVDEAEVARVVRVPLVELLDPANRVTTRHPSGFVGPAFTVRGLFVWGFTAGLLARVLALAGLEHPWDRRRVVDLPPDVLALLP, encoded by the coding sequence GTGAGCGCCGTCGTCCTCGCGGCGGACTGGCTCGAGCGGCTGGCCGCGGTGCCGGCGTCGGCGCGCCCCGAGGACCTGTCCCGGTTCCTGCCGCCGGAGGACGGGGGCCGCCCGTCCGCCGTCCTGATGCTGTTCGGCGTCGACGACGAGGGCCGCCCTGACGTCCTGCTCACCCAGCGCGCCGACTCGCTGCGCTCGCACCCCGGCCAGGTGTCGTTCCCGGGCGGCTCGCTCGACCCCACGGACGCTGGGCCGGCCGAGTGCGCCGTCCGTGAAGCGGTGGAGGAGACCGGCCTGCATGCCGACGGGGTGGAGGTGCTCGGTGAGCTGCCCGCCCTCTTCCTGCCGCCCAGCGGGTTCGTCGTCACGCCCGTGCTGGCGTACTGGCGGACGTCGTCCCCGGTGTCCGCGGTCGACGAGGCCGAGGTGGCGCGGGTGGTCCGGGTGCCCCTCGTCGAGCTGCTCGACCCGGCCAACCGGGTCACCACCCGGCACCCGAGCGGCTTTGTCGGCCCGGCCTTCACGGTGCGCGGCCTGTTCGTCTGGGGTTTCACGGCCGGCCTGCTCGCCCGGGTGCTCGCCCTCGCTGGGCTGGAGCACCCGTGGGACCGCCGGCGCGTCGTCGACCTGCCCCCGGACGTGCTGGCGCTGCTCCCGTGA
- the nth gene encoding endonuclease III, whose translation MYRDLHDLYPYAHCELDFESPLQLLVATVLSAQTTDVMVNKVTPTLFARYPDAAALAGADRVEMEELLKPTGFFRAKTNSVMKLGAALVERFDGEVPPRLADLVTLPGVGRKTANVVLGNAFGIPGITVDTHFGRLVRRFGWTAESDPVKVEHQVGALFPRKDWTMLSHVLIFHGRRTCHAKKPACGACPIARLCPSYGDGETDPVKARKLLKYERAAEASA comes from the coding sequence ATGTACCGCGACCTGCACGACCTGTACCCGTATGCCCACTGCGAGCTGGATTTCGAGTCGCCGCTGCAGCTCCTGGTGGCCACGGTGCTGTCGGCGCAGACCACCGACGTGATGGTGAACAAGGTCACACCGACCCTGTTCGCGCGGTACCCGGACGCCGCCGCGCTGGCCGGTGCGGACCGCGTCGAGATGGAGGAGCTGCTCAAGCCGACCGGCTTCTTCCGGGCCAAGACGAACTCCGTGATGAAGCTCGGCGCCGCCCTGGTCGAGCGGTTCGACGGTGAGGTGCCGCCGCGGCTGGCCGATCTGGTCACCTTGCCCGGAGTAGGTCGAAAGACCGCGAACGTGGTGCTGGGCAACGCTTTCGGCATCCCGGGCATCACCGTGGACACGCACTTCGGGCGACTCGTCCGCCGTTTCGGCTGGACGGCGGAGTCGGACCCCGTCAAGGTCGAGCACCAGGTGGGTGCCCTGTTCCCGCGCAAGGACTGGACGATGCTGTCCCACGTCCTGATCTTTCACGGCCGCCGGACCTGCCATGCCAAGAAGCCCGCCTGCGGCGCCTGCCCGATCGCGCGGCTCTGCCCCTCCTACGGCGACGGCGAGACCGACCCGGTCAAGGCGCGCAAGCTGCTCAAGTACGAGCGCGCCGCCGAGGCGTCGGCGTGA
- a CDS encoding Crp/Fnr family transcriptional regulator, with protein sequence MDDDIVRSAPLFAALDEQAAASLRESMVEVALGRSETLFDEGERGDKLYVIVEGKIKLGRTSNDGRENLLAILGPGEMFGELSLFDPGPRTATATSVGDSRLIGLGNDAFEPWLLQHPEVAQTLLRALARRLRRTNETLADLVFTDVPGRVAKALLDLSTRFGRPADDGILVAHELTQEELAQLVGASRETVNKALADFATRGWLRLEARAVVLLDIERLKRRAR encoded by the coding sequence GTGGACGACGACATCGTGCGCAGCGCACCGCTGTTCGCGGCGCTTGACGAGCAGGCGGCCGCCTCGCTGCGGGAGTCCATGGTCGAGGTCGCCCTGGGCCGTTCCGAGACCCTCTTCGACGAGGGTGAGCGGGGCGACAAGCTGTACGTCATCGTCGAGGGCAAGATCAAGCTCGGCCGGACCAGCAACGACGGCCGCGAGAACCTGCTGGCGATCCTCGGGCCGGGCGAGATGTTCGGCGAGCTCAGCCTGTTCGACCCCGGCCCTCGCACGGCCACCGCGACCTCCGTGGGCGACAGCCGGCTGATCGGCTTGGGCAACGACGCCTTCGAACCGTGGCTGCTGCAGCACCCCGAGGTGGCCCAGACCCTGCTCCGGGCGCTGGCCCGTCGCCTGCGCCGCACCAACGAGACCCTCGCCGACCTCGTCTTCACCGACGTGCCCGGCCGCGTCGCCAAGGCCCTGCTGGACCTGTCGACCCGCTTCGGGCGTCCCGCGGACGACGGCATCCTGGTCGCGCACGAGCTCACCCAGGAGGAGCTGGCCCAGCTGGTCGGCGCCTCCCGCGAGACGGTCAACAAGGCGCTGGCCGACTTCGCCACCCGCGGCTGGTTGCGGCTCGAGGCCCGGGCCGTCGTCCTGCTCGACATCGAGCGGTTGAAGCGCCGGGCGCGGTAG